In the genome of Candidatus Krumholzibacteriia bacterium, the window CAGAAACTCTTGGCGTTGGAATCGACAAGATCCGGGTCATTTCTGCCGACACCGACACGACGCCCTTTGACACGGGAGCCTATGGTTCGAGCACGACCTATATCAGCGGCGGGGCCGTGAAGAAGGCGGCCGAGCAATTGCGGGAGGACATCCGTAGCTACGCAGCAGAGCTTCTGGAATGCGAAAGCGATGAACTGCGCTTTGGCGATCAGCTTCTTGAGGCTCCCGACGGCCGCCAGCTGACATTCGAGGAGATCGGCCGCCGGAGTTTCTACACGGATCAACAGAGGCAACTCATGGCCTGCGCCAGCTACAGCTCCCTGGACTCGCCCCCACCCTTTGCCGCCCAGTTTGCCGACATTTCGGTGAATGTGAAAACCGGCGAGATTCGCGTGGAGAAGTTCGTGACGGCCCTCGATGTCGGGACGGTTCTCAATCCTCCTATGGCCGAAGGCCAGGTGGAGGGCGCGGTGATTCAGGGAATCGGTTTTGCCCTGAAGGAAGAGGTGTCTTACGACGAAGGTGGCGCTCCCCGGGCGCGCACCTTCATGGAACACGGAATCTACCGCGCCGATGAAGTGCCGGAACAGGAAGTGATTTTTGTGGAAGACCCGGACCCCACGGGACCCTATGGTGCAAAGGCCGTTGCGGAAATCTGTATCAGCGGCCCCGCGCCCGCGATTGCGAATGCGCTCTTTGATGCTTGCGGAGTGAGGATTCGCGAGACTCCCCTACGACCCGACAATGTTCTCGCCGCTCTCGACAAGGTCCAGAAGAGATCGGATTAGAATTCGCTCCACCATTTCGCGACGATAGCTGGCAGAGCCGCGAAGGTCATCAATCGGACTACTGGCGGCGGCGGCCAGAGATGCGGCCTTCCTGATACCATCCGGACTCAGGCACTTACCCTCGAGAGCGCGTTCCGCTTCCTTCGCACGAATCACGGTAGCTGCGACGGAGCCTAGTGCCAGTCGCGCCGCAAGAACTTCCTTGTCCCGAAACAGCAGAAGACCTGCCACCGAGACCACGGAAATACTCATGGCATCGCGCGGAGCGAGCTTGAAGAAAAAGTCCCGACTCTCATCCGGAGGCCAGGGGAGTTCCACGGACAGCAGAATTTCACCGGCTTCCAGGCAGGTCTCTCCGGGCCCGACCGCCAGTTCTTCCACGGGCATTCGCCGGCGCGTGGTCACAAGCTGTGCTTCGTGAGTAATCAAGGGCGGAACCAGATCCGCCGCCGGAGAGGCGTTGACCAGGTTCCCCCCCAGGGTGGCGCGGTTGCAG includes:
- a CDS encoding xanthine dehydrogenase family protein subunit M yields the protein MKYLCPRTLADAESALAREDALALAGGSDLLVHLGCDRDWPGTLVDLKNLKELQGVESEGGLLRLGAALTVSELADSREIHSFPALKEACRSFAGRQICNRATLGGNLVNASPAADLVPPLITHEAQLVTTRRRMPVEELAVGPGETCLEAGEILLSVELPWPPDESRDFFFKLAPRDAMSISVVSVAGLLLFRDKEVLAARLALGSVAATVIRAKEAERALEGKCLSPDGIRKAASLAAAASSPIDDLRGSASYRREMVERILIRSLLDLVESGENIVGS